ATCGCCTTCGGCGACTCGTGGGCCTGCTCATACAGGTGCATGTCCCGCGGCTCGCCGAAGAACGCCAGGTAGGTGGCCCGGGTCATGTAGTACGCCGTGAGGAACGCCGTCGTCAGGGCCATGGCGAACGGCAGCTTCTGCAGCCAGATCGGCCAGGTGGCCACCAGCGGGTTGTGCCATTCCAGGGCCGCGAGCAGCAGCTCGTCCTTGGAGAAGAAGCCCGAGAAGCCGGGGATACCCGCCAGGGCCGCGTAGCCGACCATCCAGGTCCAGAAGGTGATCGGGATCTTCTTGCGCAGGCCGCCCATCTTGTGCAGCAGCTGGTTGTGGTGATGGGCGTGGATGACCGAGCCTGCCGCCAGGAACAGCAGCGCCTTGAAGAAGGCGTGGGTGAGCAGGTGGAAGTTGCCCGCCGTCCAGCCGCCCAGGCCCATGGCCATAATCATGTAGCCCAGCTGGGAGATGGTGGAGTAGGCGAGGACCTCCTTGATGTCCCAGCGGAGCGTGGCGATGGAGGCGGCGAACAGCGACGTGAAGGCGCCGACGAAGGTGACCACCACCAGCACCCAGGCAGGCACGTGCCCGAAGATCATGAAGGCGCGGCCCACCAGGTACACGCCGGCGGCGACCATCGTCGCGGCGTGGATGATGGCGGAGCCCGGCGTCGGGCCGGCCATCGCGTCCGGCAGCCAGGTGTGCAGCGGGAACTGCGCCGACTTGCCGATCGCGCCGGTGAACAGCAGGAAGGCGCCCAGGGCCAGGAGGCTGGCCGTCGCCGGATCCTGCACCAGAACCGGCACCTTCTCCGCCAGGCCCGCCCAGGTCAGGTCGCGGGCGGCAAAGAAGACGATGAAGATGCCGACCATCATGCCGATGTCGCCGACGCGGGTGGTGAGGAAGGCCTTGATCTGGCCGTAGCGGGGCCAGGCCTGCTCATACCAGTGACCGATCAGCAGGTAAGAGCAGAGGCCCATGATCTCCCACGCCACCAGCAGCAGAAAGAGGTTGTCGGCCATGACCAGCACCAGCATGGCCATCGTGAACAGGTTCAGCGCCGCGTAGAAGCGGGGAATCCGCTTGTCGCCGTGCATGTAGGCGGAGGAGTAGTACTGGACGCAGACGGAGACCAGGGTGATCATCGGCAGCATGAGGGCCGTCAGGTTGTCCACCTGGAACCCCATGCGCACCGTGTAGGGCCCGAAGCTGGCCCAGTCGAACGAGGCCTTCCAGGCGGGCACGGTGTTGTACAGCACCTCGCCGCCGTGCCCCGGATCGGCGATCACCGCTGCGAGCACGCCCACCGACCACAGGAACGTGATCAGCATACCGACGGTCCCGGGGATCCACGCCCGGTCCCGCAGGACGCCGGCGAACATGGCGATCAGTGCGGAGACGGCCAGGGGGAGCGCAGCGATGACCCAGGCTGTGTTCAGGAAGAAGTCCACGCTGTCAACCCTCCTAACCCTTCAGCAGTGTGGCCTTGTCGACCTCGACCACGCCGCGGTTGCGCACCATGGCGAGGATGATGGCGAGGCCGACCG
The nucleotide sequence above comes from Symbiobacterium thermophilum IAM 14863. Encoded proteins:
- the nuoL gene encoding NADH-quinone oxidoreductase subunit L encodes the protein MDFFLNTAWVIAALPLAVSALIAMFAGVLRDRAWIPGTVGMLITFLWSVGVLAAVIADPGHGGEVLYNTVPAWKASFDWASFGPYTVRMGFQVDNLTALMLPMITLVSVCVQYYSSAYMHGDKRIPRFYAALNLFTMAMLVLVMADNLFLLLVAWEIMGLCSYLLIGHWYEQAWPRYGQIKAFLTTRVGDIGMMVGIFIVFFAARDLTWAGLAEKVPVLVQDPATASLLALGAFLLFTGAIGKSAQFPLHTWLPDAMAGPTPGSAIIHAATMVAAGVYLVGRAFMIFGHVPAWVLVVVTFVGAFTSLFAASIATLRWDIKEVLAYSTISQLGYMIMAMGLGGWTAGNFHLLTHAFFKALLFLAAGSVIHAHHHNQLLHKMGGLRKKIPITFWTWMVGYAALAGIPGFSGFFSKDELLLAALEWHNPLVATWPIWLQKLPFAMALTTAFLTAYYMTRATYLAFFGEPRDMHLYEQAHESPKAMTIPLIILAVPAALYGWLGTPLFNHFTNLDWMVFIQNFLHLPGLEHHVEFSTELMVTGMATAAGLLGIFLGWYLYAVVRPETRAAWIARFRPVYTLVRNKYYVDEFYDLVAVKTTEALSRAVAWFDLNVVDGLVNLSGTLSVYASEAAAWFDKHVVDALVNMWADIARALGAAFRRLSTGYVQQYMFTFLVMLVASVVLVQVIR